GCCGAGCCGAGCTGCTGGCAGGCCTCGATGATGCGAGCGGCCATGCCGCCCTCGGCAGCCTTGCCCCAGGTGCGCGGGTCGTACTGCTTCTTGTTGCCGACCTCACCGTCGATCTTCAACACGCCCTCGTAGTTCTTCAGCATGAAGTCGACCACCGGACGAGTGAACGCGTACTGGGTGTCGGTGTCGATGTTCATCTTGACCACGCCATAGCTCACGGCGTCGGCGATCTCCTGGGGGGTCGAACCCGAACCGCCGTGGAAGACCAGGTCGAACGGCTTGTCGACGCCGTACTTGGCGCCACAGGCATCCTGGATCTCCTTGAGTACCTCGGGGCGCAGCTTCACATTGCCGGGCTTGTAGACGCCGTGCACGTTGCCGAAGGTCAACGCGGTGATGTACTTGCCCTGCTCACCCAGGCCGAGCACCTCGAGGGTGCGCATGCCGTCGGCGACGGTCGAGTAGAGCTTGTCGTTGATCTCACCGACGACGCCGTCCTCTTCGCCGCCGACCGCGCCGACCTCGATCTCGAGGATCTGCTTGGCCTTCGACGTGCGCTTGAGCAACTCCTCGGCGATCTGCAGGTTCTCCTCGACCGGAACAGCCGAGCCGTCCCACATGTGGGAGTTGAACAGCGGATCCTCGCCGCGGTCGACGCGCTCCTGCGAGAGTGCGATCAGGGGGTTGACGTACTTGTCGAGCTTCTCCTTCTGGCAGTGGTCGGTGTGCAGACCGATGTTGACGGGGTAGTTCTTGGCGACCACGCGGGCAAACTCGGCGAGCGCCACAGCACCGGTAACCATGTCCTTGACCGTCGATCCGGACGCATACTCCGCACCGCCAGTGGATACCTGGATGATGCCGTCCGAGCCGGCCTCAGCGAAGCCTCGGATGGCAGCGATCACGGTCTGCGACGAGGTCACGTTGATCGCCGGGTAGGCGTAGCCGCCTGCCTTCGCCTTGGCGAACATCTCCTGGTAGACCTCAGGGCTTGCGATAGGCATATCTGCTTCTTTCTGTCGTTCTCGCGGCGCTCGCCACGAGTCTTCGTGGATCTGCGTTTGCCGTGGTCACCATTGTGTCAAACTCCGACGACCGGCGGCCGATAGCTCACCAAATGTCATCAACTGAACTGAGATCCAAGCCGAATCGGCCCAG
The Brooklawnia propionicigenes DNA segment above includes these coding regions:
- the fbaA gene encoding class II fructose-bisphosphate aldolase — protein: MPIASPEVYQEMFAKAKAGGYAYPAINVTSSQTVIAAIRGFAEAGSDGIIQVSTGGAEYASGSTVKDMVTGAVALAEFARVVAKNYPVNIGLHTDHCQKEKLDKYVNPLIALSQERVDRGEDPLFNSHMWDGSAVPVEENLQIAEELLKRTSKAKQILEIEVGAVGGEEDGVVGEINDKLYSTVADGMRTLEVLGLGEQGKYITALTFGNVHGVYKPGNVKLRPEVLKEIQDACGAKYGVDKPFDLVFHGGSGSTPQEIADAVSYGVVKMNIDTDTQYAFTRPVVDFMLKNYEGVLKIDGEVGNKKQYDPRTWGKAAEGGMAARIIEACQQLGSAGTHTD